A single Crateriforma conspicua DNA region contains:
- a CDS encoding tetratricopeptide repeat protein, with product MSLLRPLSLLLVVCLFAGCGDDRDLVREIQASRQARVQTESKQDHLGEAFSLLQRLVELNPTRAQQQIRFHLNQWLQTRGDVPASVTPEIVSTLRGVVPQEVLDEQIGGTNFVGGDVKHLRDAYLFRQIVQWVDRPGETDPLWMSWFEDGAGGLDPDSLDSLQTASRLFDWTVRNVALQPRVLTQPAPEPPPLPEGLEFRGAGYRQSDYETIWRGTGDGLQRAGVFEQLCRQAGLAAAILAVPSDDSGRLTPWAVGVMIGDEVYLFEPELGLPIPGPDQVGIATLKQARRDESVLRRLKVPGFFDYPFDKADVQQVTAMLNLMPEAIATRMKLLQESLTGQRRMTLYVDADESSERWDAIAGVAGARWWPVPIQAEIYRAAMENQSMRDPFFAFWYQSQWLIMDAQAEMPQMLSQGRWRHLHGEFSDDEDDLTEGARTLYLSQRAPEFEIADLRIDLELQKAYGLRRELGMDNQQFEAQIAQVQSLMRQGKRTATYWLSLVQYDDGRIETARNWFDKRVLDPAQPTPWEPAARYNLARTEEQLGQTEAAVKLLKTVGDPQEQGNRIRARLIGRD from the coding sequence GTGTCATTGCTCCGCCCCCTAAGCCTATTGCTGGTCGTCTGTCTGTTCGCCGGTTGCGGCGACGATCGAGATCTTGTGCGAGAAATCCAGGCCTCCCGTCAGGCGCGGGTTCAAACAGAATCGAAACAGGATCACTTGGGCGAAGCGTTCAGCTTGTTGCAGCGTCTGGTCGAACTGAATCCGACCCGGGCCCAGCAACAGATCCGTTTTCATCTGAACCAGTGGTTGCAGACCCGCGGCGACGTTCCCGCATCAGTCACACCTGAGATCGTGTCGACGTTGCGTGGTGTGGTCCCGCAGGAAGTCTTGGACGAACAAATCGGCGGCACGAATTTCGTCGGCGGCGATGTAAAGCATCTACGCGATGCCTATCTATTTCGCCAAATCGTCCAGTGGGTGGACCGTCCCGGCGAAACGGATCCGCTTTGGATGTCATGGTTCGAAGACGGAGCCGGTGGATTGGACCCGGACTCGCTGGATTCGCTGCAGACTGCTTCGCGACTGTTCGATTGGACGGTGCGAAATGTTGCCTTACAGCCTCGCGTGCTGACCCAACCGGCGCCGGAGCCGCCACCGTTGCCCGAAGGGTTGGAGTTTCGCGGTGCCGGGTATCGGCAAAGTGATTACGAAACGATTTGGCGTGGCACCGGCGATGGATTGCAACGAGCCGGCGTCTTTGAACAACTGTGTCGCCAAGCCGGTTTGGCCGCAGCCATCCTGGCGGTGCCTTCGGATGATTCCGGTCGACTGACGCCGTGGGCGGTGGGAGTCATGATCGGTGACGAAGTCTATTTGTTCGAACCCGAATTGGGGCTGCCGATTCCAGGTCCCGACCAAGTGGGCATCGCCACGCTGAAACAAGCCCGTCGTGACGAATCGGTGTTGCGACGATTGAAGGTCCCGGGCTTTTTCGACTATCCATTCGACAAAGCCGACGTCCAGCAAGTCACCGCGATGTTGAACCTGATGCCCGAAGCGATCGCAACACGGATGAAGTTGTTGCAGGAATCGTTGACCGGCCAACGACGGATGACTTTGTACGTCGACGCCGACGAATCCAGCGAACGTTGGGATGCAATCGCGGGAGTCGCCGGGGCACGCTGGTGGCCGGTCCCGATCCAGGCTGAGATTTATCGCGCGGCGATGGAAAACCAATCCATGCGAGACCCGTTCTTTGCGTTCTGGTACCAGTCGCAATGGCTGATCATGGATGCCCAGGCCGAGATGCCACAAATGTTGTCCCAAGGTCGGTGGCGTCACCTGCACGGCGAATTTTCGGATGACGAAGACGATTTGACCGAGGGCGCGCGGACGCTGTACCTGAGCCAACGAGCCCCCGAGTTTGAGATTGCCGACTTGCGAATCGATTTGGAACTGCAAAAGGCTTACGGTCTGCGTCGGGAATTGGGGATGGACAACCAGCAGTTCGAAGCCCAGATCGCTCAGGTGCAAAGCTTGATGCGGCAGGGAAAGCGAACCGCCACCTATTGGCTAAGTCTGGTTCAGTACGACGACGGCCGCATCGAAACGGCACGCAATTGGTTCGACAAGCGAGTTCTGGATCCGGCCCAACCGACGCCGTGGGAACCCGCCGCACGGTACAACCTGGCTCGTACCGAAGAACAACTGGGACAGACCGAGGCAGCCGTGAAGCTGTTGAAAACCGTCGGTGATCCCCAGGAGCAGGGAAACCGGATCCGCGCGCGTCTGATCGGACGTGACTGA